A genome region from Aurantiacibacter sp. MUD61 includes the following:
- a CDS encoding aspartyl protease family protein, with translation MNWLALSGILALAGSVLSPADPQSGELPVESETVPQEADPAQPDVLIDTIGMQIEHYRRLTVPVMIGGEGPFNFMVDTGAQATVLSSELAEQLQLYDREAAMLVGMASTREVETTMVPDFTLGSRTFTIRTAPIVEGSNIGAADGILGLDSLQGQRVLLDFESSEMLVTEDFGRGGANGYDIVVRARERLGQLIIHRAEIEGVRTAIIIDTGAAGSVGNPALQARLRTRESLQDSIMTDVNGVRVTSQTRIARRLNMGRVELNNFPISFADSPTFHVLGLADEPALIMGMSELRLFERVAIDFRSNRVLFDIPGEGGYEQQWRFNQRATRLRPQD, from the coding sequence ATGAACTGGCTCGCCCTCAGCGGCATTCTTGCGCTGGCAGGCAGCGTGCTCAGCCCAGCCGATCCACAGTCGGGTGAGCTGCCTGTCGAAAGCGAAACCGTGCCGCAGGAAGCGGATCCGGCGCAGCCTGATGTGCTGATCGACACCATCGGAATGCAGATCGAGCACTATCGTCGCCTGACCGTGCCGGTGATGATTGGCGGCGAGGGTCCGTTCAACTTCATGGTCGATACCGGCGCGCAGGCCACCGTGCTTTCCTCTGAACTCGCGGAACAGCTGCAGCTCTACGACCGCGAGGCAGCAATGCTGGTCGGCATGGCGAGCACGCGGGAGGTGGAAACCACGATGGTGCCGGACTTCACCCTGGGCAGCCGCACCTTCACCATCCGCACCGCTCCCATTGTCGAAGGCAGCAATATCGGCGCGGCGGACGGCATCCTGGGTCTCGACTCGCTCCAGGGACAACGCGTCCTGCTCGACTTCGAAAGTAGCGAAATGCTGGTCACGGAGGATTTCGGCAGGGGCGGCGCGAATGGCTATGACATCGTCGTCAGAGCGCGTGAGCGGCTCGGCCAGCTTATCATTCACCGCGCCGAGATCGAAGGTGTGCGGACGGCGATTATCATCGATACCGGCGCTGCAGGTTCGGTAGGCAACCCAGCGTTGCAAGCACGCCTTCGGACGCGCGAGTCGCTGCAGGATTCCATAATGACCGATGTGAACGGCGTCCGCGTCACCAGCCAGACGCGGATTGCGCGCCGGCTGAACATGGGCCGGGTCGAGCTCAACAATTTCCCGATATCCTTCGCCGACTCCCCGACCTTCCATGTGCTCGGACTGGCCGACGAGCCGGCGCTGATCATGGGCATGAGCGAGCTGCGCCTGTTCGAGCGTGTCGCGATCGACTTTCGCAGCAACCGCGTGCTCTTCGATATTCCGGGCGAAGGCGGTTACGAGCAGCAATGGCGTTTCAACCAGCGCGCCACGCGGCTGCGCCCGCAGGACTGA
- a CDS encoding ABCB family ABC transporter ATP-binding protein/permease, translated as MRRFLPYLWPKGRPDLKRRIIGAAGFVLLSKAIVLSLPFAYARAVDTMSAGGDPAVWVAMALVIAYAAGRFGNVLFDQLRNITFNRVGQDAVRELAEDVFSQLHRLSLRFHLSRRTGEITRVIERGTRSIGQMLYFLLFNIAPTAIELVVVSIIFWTIFGWELVAATAVTVVTFIWTTQRITEWRVKLRKDMNDLDGQAMARAVDSLLNYETVKYFGAEERERHRYASSATAYAEAAIKTENSLGMLNIVQAVILNLMMGGAMAWTVWGWSQGRLSPGDLVLVNTYLMQLFRPLDLLGWVYRTIRQGLIDMADMFRLMDTEAEVEDAPGAPALVVRRPTVVFDNVSFGYETDRQILHSLSFEAPAGSTVALVGPSGAGKSTIGRLLFRFYDPSGGRILIDGQDIAEVTQESLRSAIGIVPQDSVLFNDTIGYNIAYGRDDPSDEEIVRAAADASILPFIEALPQGFDTEVGERGLKLSGGEKQRVAIARTLLKNPPILLLDEATSALDSRTEQDILSTLKRVSADRTTIAIAHRLSTIADADIINVMDAGQIVESGSHADLLRRDGLYAEMWNRQLSEQPEATEAAE; from the coding sequence ATGCGTCGCTTCCTTCCCTATCTGTGGCCTAAAGGCCGGCCCGATCTGAAGCGCCGCATCATCGGGGCAGCTGGCTTCGTGCTACTGTCCAAAGCCATCGTCCTGTCCCTGCCCTTTGCCTATGCCCGCGCGGTGGACACCATGTCTGCCGGTGGCGATCCAGCGGTGTGGGTCGCGATGGCGCTGGTGATCGCCTACGCCGCCGGTCGCTTCGGAAATGTGCTGTTCGATCAGCTGCGCAATATCACTTTCAACCGCGTTGGGCAGGATGCGGTGCGCGAGCTGGCAGAGGATGTCTTTTCGCAGCTGCACCGCCTCTCGCTCCGCTTCCACCTCTCACGCCGCACCGGCGAGATTACGCGCGTGATAGAGCGCGGCACCCGCTCGATCGGGCAGATGCTCTATTTCCTGCTGTTCAACATCGCGCCCACGGCGATCGAGCTGGTGGTCGTATCGATCATTTTCTGGACGATTTTCGGCTGGGAGCTTGTCGCGGCGACCGCAGTAACCGTCGTCACATTTATCTGGACGACCCAGCGCATAACAGAATGGCGCGTCAAATTGCGCAAGGACATGAACGATCTCGATGGGCAAGCGATGGCCCGCGCGGTCGACAGCCTGCTGAATTACGAGACGGTCAAATATTTTGGCGCTGAAGAGCGGGAGCGGCATCGCTACGCCAGCTCTGCGACCGCCTATGCGGAGGCCGCGATCAAGACCGAGAACTCCCTCGGCATGCTCAACATCGTGCAGGCAGTGATCCTCAATCTGATGATGGGTGGCGCAATGGCGTGGACGGTCTGGGGCTGGTCACAAGGCCGCTTGTCTCCTGGCGATCTGGTGCTGGTCAACACCTATCTCATGCAGCTCTTCCGCCCGCTCGATCTGCTTGGCTGGGTATACCGCACAATTCGCCAGGGCCTGATTGACATGGCAGACATGTTCCGCCTGATGGATACCGAGGCCGAGGTGGAAGATGCGCCCGGTGCGCCCGCGCTGGTCGTCCGCCGCCCGACAGTCGTGTTCGACAATGTCAGCTTCGGTTATGAAACAGATCGGCAGATCCTGCACAGCCTCAGCTTCGAAGCGCCCGCCGGATCGACGGTCGCGCTGGTCGGGCCATCGGGAGCCGGCAAATCCACCATCGGGCGGTTGCTGTTCCGTTTCTACGACCCGTCGGGCGGTCGCATTCTGATCGACGGACAGGATATTGCCGAGGTCACGCAGGAAAGCCTGCGCAGTGCGATTGGCATTGTCCCGCAAGACAGCGTGCTGTTCAACGACACCATCGGCTACAACATCGCCTACGGCCGCGATGATCCTTCGGACGAAGAGATTGTGCGCGCTGCAGCGGATGCAAGCATCCTGCCTTTTATCGAAGCACTGCCGCAAGGCTTCGACACCGAAGTGGGCGAGCGCGGGCTCAAGCTGTCGGGCGGCGAGAAGCAGCGCGTTGCCATTGCCCGAACGCTACTCAAGAACCCGCCGATCCTGTTGCTCGATGAAGCGACAAGCGCGCTCGACAGCCGGACCGAGCAGGATATTCTCTCGACCCTCAAGCGGGTCAGCGCAGATCGCACCACCATCGCCATCGCCCACCGCCTTTCGACGATTGCCGATGCCGACATCATCAATGTGATGGATGCAGGGCAAATCGTGGAAAGCGGCAGTCACGCAGACCTGCTGAGGCGCGACGGCCTTTATGCCGAGATGTGGAACCGCCAGCTCAGTGAACAACCGGAAGCGACGGAGGCCGCCGAATAG